A window of Malania oleifera isolate guangnan ecotype guangnan chromosome 5, ASM2987363v1, whole genome shotgun sequence contains these coding sequences:
- the LOC131154969 gene encoding alpha-1,3-mannosyl-glycoprotein 2-beta-N-acetylglucosaminyltransferase — MLKSFCDFKFLLLIAAVAFIYIQMRLFMTQSEYADRLAAAVESENHCTSQMRLLIDQISMQQGRVVALEEEKKRQDQECGQLKALVQDLERKGLQKLMDKVQVPVAAVVVMACNRADYLERTINSILKYQSSVASKYPLFISQDGSDPNVRSKALSYDQLTYMQHLDLGPVHTERPGELIAYYKIARHYKWALDELFYKHNFSRAIILEDDMEIAPDFFDYFEAAAALLDTDESIMAVSSWNDNGQKHFVHDPYILYRSDFFPGLGWMLSRSIWDELSPKWPKAYWDDWLRLKENHKGRQFIRPEVCRTYNFGEHGSSMGQFFKQYLEPIKLNDVQVDWKLMDLSYLREDKYRRHFAGLVRSARPVHGTDAVLKAYNVDGDVRIQYRDQEDFEHVAHQFGIFKEWKDGIPRTAYKGVVVFRFQTPRRIFLVGPDSLNQLGIENA, encoded by the exons ATGCGGCTTTTCATGACGCAATCAGAATATGCTGATCGGCTTGCAGCTGCA GTTGAATCAGAGAATCATTGTACAAGTCAAATGAGGTTGCTGATTGATCAAATTAGCATGCAGCAGGGACGAGTTGTGGCTTTAGAAG AAGAAAAGAAGCGTCAAGACCAGGAGTGTGGACAACTGAAGGCTCTTGTGCAAGATCTTGAGA GGAAAGGCCTACAAAAACTGATGGACAAAGTACAG GTGCCCGTGGCTGCTGTTGTTGTTATGGCGTGCAATCGTGCTGATTATCTGGAAAGGACAATCAACTCGATTTTAAA ATATCAAAGCTCTGTTGCTTCAAAATATCCTCTTTTTATATCACAg gatggatcagATCCAAATGTTAGAAGTAAAGCTCTAAGTTACGATCAGCTAACCTATATGCAG CATTTGGATTTGGGTCCTGTGCATACTGAAAGGCCAGGGGAGTTGATCGCATACTACAAGATTGCAC GTCATTACAAATGGGCATTGGATGAGTTATTCTACAAGCATAATTTCAGCCGGGCAATCATACTTGAAG ATGATATGGAAATTGCCCCTGATTTTTTTGACTATTTTGAAGCTGCAGCAGCTCTTCTAGATACTGATGA GTCAATTATGGCTGTTTCCTCCTGGAATGACAATGGACAAAAGCACTTTGTGCATGACCCAT ATATACTATACCGCTCAGATTTTTTCCCTGGACTTGGGTGGATGCTGTCTAGATCTATATGGGATGAGTTATCACCAAAGTGGCCGAAGGC TTACTGGGATGACTGGTTGAGATTGAAAGAGAACCACAAAGGTCGGCAATTTATTCGTCCAGAAGTTTGCAGAACATATAATTTTGGCGAACAT GGTTCTAGTATGGGGCAGTTTTTCAAACAATATCTTGAGCCTATTAAGCTGAATGATGTCCAG GTTGACTGGAAGTTGATGGATTTGAGCTACCTAAGGGAG GACAAGTATAGAAGGCACTTTGCTGGTCTTGTTAGAAGTGCAAGACCTGTCCATGGAACTGATGCTGTTCTGAAGGCATATAATGTTGATGGTGATGTGCGCATTCAGTATAGAGACCAGGAAGACTTTGAACATGTTGCACATCAATTTGGAATTTTTAAAGAATGGAAG GATGGTATACCAAGAACAGCCTATAAAGGAGTAGTGGTTTTCCGATTCCAAACTCCACGACGTATTTTCCTTGTTGGCCCTGATTCTCTCAACCAGCTTGGGATTGAGAACGCATAA